Proteins from a genomic interval of Micropterus dolomieu isolate WLL.071019.BEF.003 ecotype Adirondacks linkage group LG16, ASM2129224v1, whole genome shotgun sequence:
- the LOC123984735 gene encoding sodium- and chloride-dependent GABA transporter 2-like, protein MTAETARGAPAGDPGPDKETPEDGVQPRGKWANNMEFILSMAGEIIGLGNVWRFPYLCYKNGGGVFFIPYFVFLFFCGIPVFFLETALGQYTSEGGVTAWRKICPMFEGVGIASQVIVVYLNIYYIVVLAWAIFYLFYSFISPLPWSTCDNWWNTDLCQSRLSMFANPHLFHPDANWSFLYNITSPDYYGNLTYMNDSELVLIAKSPEEEFWTNRVLRISEDMSLVKVHWDLALCLLVAWIICYFCIWKGIRSTGKVVYFTATFPYLMLFILFIRGVTLPGAAEGLKYYLFPDLSKLAEPDVWRDAGTQVFFSYAVCQGVLTALGSYNKYNNNCYRDCLALCCLNSATSIFAGFAVFSVLGFMSHELDIPMNEVATAGPGLAFIAYPKALSLLPLASFWAVLFFLMVLFLGLDSQFVCVESLATALTDLFPRHLRRPCARELLALVIAVVCFLLGLPLITEGGIVLFQLIDTYGPSGTSLLIIACFETIAIAWVYGADRFYDNIEDMIGYSPFPVLKYCWMFVTPLICGLTLLYNLTQTHHLEVYGYVPGTWGAALGSLLVLTPLMCIPAFIVITLFKNPKNMTKPSSDLRQARPDKPILTLGKNIIFKAQGQPNTNEDEGNQKMTMEEPSRV, encoded by the exons atgaCTGCAGAAACAGCCAGAGGGGCTCCTGCTGGAGACCCTGGGCCAGATAAAGAGACTCCTGAGGATGGTGTTCAGCCAAGAGGGAAATGGGCCAACAACATGGAATTCATACTCTCCATGGCTGGAGAAATTATTGGCCTTGGAAATGTTTGGCGTTTCCCATATCTGTGCTACAAgaatggaggag GTGTCTTCTTCATCCCATACTTTGtgttcctcttcttctgtggGATCCCCGTGTTCTTCCTGGAGACGGCGTTGGGCCAGTACACCAGTGAGGGTGGGGTGACCGCCTGGAGGAAGATATGTCCCATGTTCGAGG GAGTGGGGATTGCGTCTCAAGTGATCGTGGTCTATCTGAACATCTACTACATCGTGGTGTTGGCCTGGGCTATCTTCTACCTGTTTTACTCCTTTATAAGCCCCCTGCCCTGGTCCACATGTGACAACTGGTGGAACACTG ACTTATGTCAAAGTCGCCTCAGCATGTTTGCCAACCCCCATTTGTTTCACCCTGACGCCAACTGGTCATTCTTATACAACATCACCTCACCTGACTACTATGGGAATCTCACTTACAT gAATGATAGTGAACTTGTCCTGATAGCCAAGTCACCAGAAGAGGAGTTCTGGAc TAACCGTGTGTTAAGAATATCAGAAGACATGTCCCTGGTTAAGGTGCACTGGGACCTGGCTCTGTGTCTCCTGGTTGCTTGGATTATATGCTACTTCTGCATATGGAAGGGAATCAGATCTACAGGAAAG gTTGTATATTTCACTGCTACGTTCCCCTACCTGATGCTATTCATCCTTTTCATCCGTGGAGTGACACTCCCAGGAGCCGCGGAGGGGCTGAAATATTACCTCTTCCCTGATTTAAGCAAGCTCGCTGAACCAGAT GTATGGCGTGATGCAGGGACCCAGGTGTTTTTCTCCTATGCCGTGTGTCAGGGTGTACTGACAGCTCTGGGAAGctacaacaaatacaacaacaactgcTACAG GGATTGCTTGGCACTGTGTTGTCTGAACAGTGCCACCAGTATCTTTGCTGGTTTTGCTGTGTTCTCAGTGCTGGGATTCATGTCTCATGAACTGGACATACCAATGAATGAAGTTGCTACTGCTG GTCCTGGTCTAGCTTTTATAGCCTATCCAAAGGCTCTGTCGTTGCTGCCTCTTGCATCCTTCTGGGCTGTGCTCTTTTTCCTCATGGTCCTCTTCCTGGGCCTGGACAGTCAG tttgtgtgtgtggagagccTGGCCACAGCCCTCACAGACCTGTTCCCACGTCACCTGAGGAGGCCGTGTGCCAGAGAGTTGCTGGCCCTGGTCATCgctgttgtctgttttctaCTGGGGCTGCCACTCATCACTGAG GGAGGGATCGTCCTCTTTCAGCTCATAGACACCTACGGTCCCAGTGGAACCAGTCTCCTCATCATTGCCTGCTTTGAGACCATTGCCATTGCCTGGGTGTATG GTGCGGACCGTTTCTATGACAACATTGAGGACATGATCGGGTACTCACCGTTCCCCGTGCTGAAGTACTGTTGGATGTTCGTCACGCCGCTCATCTGTGGA CTCACACTGCTGTACAAcctgacacaaacacatcatCTGGAGGTGTATGGTTATGTACCCGGCACCTGGGGCGCCGCTTTGGGTTCTCTACTTGTCCTCACTCCACTGATGTGCATCCCAGCATTCATTGTGATCACACTGTTTAAG AATCCCAAAAACATGACTAAACCATCCAGTGATCTGCGTCAGGCTCGACCAGACAAGCCAATTCTCACTCTGGGTAAAAACATCATCTTTAAGGCTCAGGGGCAGCCAAACACTAATGAAGATGAAGGAAATCAGAAGATGACAATGGAGGAACCCAGCAGGGTTTGA
- the LOC123984736 gene encoding protein mono-ADP-ribosyltransferase PARP11-like isoform X1, with translation MPSRQWLKNMSLTLDLAMLAIRSSDEESAEIEEMDTSDPNWCWFYLAECGVWHMFEIDPSAACSVTSAQIEQCYSRNQRGVMEFYTAKYTYRLDFSVMRQINVTTGKQRPIKRSLHSATGFRFICDNLALPVPCHWERINTDEPYQLIQLGRDTYEFKEVARLYERTMDHPIKSIQRIQNLDLWEFFCRKKTQLRKVKRTLDIEERMLFHGTGHSNIQAICTFNFDWRLTGSHGDVYGKGSYFARDAKYSSKFCHTTGKHNTTLQRHGLTPPIFASEPPYKTMFLARVLVGEYTVGHPMYCRPPSKDASFTNFYDSCVDDMANPKIYVIFDSNQIYPEYLIEFY, from the exons ATGCCCTCACGACAATGGCTTAAAAACATGTCCTTGACGTTAG ATTTAGCTATGTTAGCCATCAGATCGTCAGATGAGGAGTCCGCTGAGATTGAGGAGATGGACACCTCAGATCCCAACTGGTGCTGGTTCTACTTGGCTGAATGTGGAGTGTGGCATATGTTTGAG ATTGACCCCAGTGCTGCCTGCTCTGTGACTAGTGCTCAGATTGAGCAGTGCTACAGCAGAAACCAGCGAGGCGTCATGGAATTCTACACAGCCAAGTACACCTACAGACTGGACTTCTCAG TTATGCGACAGATAAACGTAACGACAGGGAAGCAGCGGCCAATCAAACGCTCCCTCCACTCTGCAACTGGCTTCAG GTTTATTTGCGATAATCTTGCCTTGCCTGTTCCGTGTCATTGGGAGAGAATCAATACAGACGAGCCCTATCAG CTCATCCAGCTTGGAAGAGACACTTATGAGTTTAAAGAAGTCGCCAGACTATATGAAAGGACTATGGATCACCCAATCAAATCCATCCAGAGGATTCAAAACCTGGACTTATGGGAATTCTTCTGCAG GAAGAAAACACAGTTGCGAAAAGTCAAGCGCACACTGGATATTGAGGAGCGAATGCTGTTTCATGGCACAGGACACAGCAACATACAAGCTATATGTACTTTTAACTTTGACTGGCGGCTGACAGGAAGCCATGGCGATGTATATGGCAAAG GGAGCTACTTTGCCCGGGATGCCAAATACTCCAGTAAATTCTGCCACACCACAGGGAAGCACAACACCACCCTGCAGAGACATGGCCTCACCCCGCCAATATTTGCTAGTGAGCCACCTTACAAGACCATGTTCTTGGCCAGAGTGCTTGTCGGAGAATACACGGTCGGTCATCCTATGTACTGTAGACCACCCTCCAAGGATGCCAGCTTCACCAACTTTTATGACAGTTGTGTGGATGATATGGCCAATCCAAAGATTTATGTCATTTTTGACAGCAATCAGATCTACCCAGAGTATCTGATTGAGTTCTACTGA
- the LOC123984736 gene encoding protein mono-ADP-ribosyltransferase PARP11-like isoform X2, giving the protein MLAIRSSDEESAEIEEMDTSDPNWCWFYLAECGVWHMFEIDPSAACSVTSAQIEQCYSRNQRGVMEFYTAKYTYRLDFSVMRQINVTTGKQRPIKRSLHSATGFRFICDNLALPVPCHWERINTDEPYQLIQLGRDTYEFKEVARLYERTMDHPIKSIQRIQNLDLWEFFCRKKTQLRKVKRTLDIEERMLFHGTGHSNIQAICTFNFDWRLTGSHGDVYGKGSYFARDAKYSSKFCHTTGKHNTTLQRHGLTPPIFASEPPYKTMFLARVLVGEYTVGHPMYCRPPSKDASFTNFYDSCVDDMANPKIYVIFDSNQIYPEYLIEFY; this is encoded by the exons ATGTTAGCCATCAGATCGTCAGATGAGGAGTCCGCTGAGATTGAGGAGATGGACACCTCAGATCCCAACTGGTGCTGGTTCTACTTGGCTGAATGTGGAGTGTGGCATATGTTTGAG ATTGACCCCAGTGCTGCCTGCTCTGTGACTAGTGCTCAGATTGAGCAGTGCTACAGCAGAAACCAGCGAGGCGTCATGGAATTCTACACAGCCAAGTACACCTACAGACTGGACTTCTCAG TTATGCGACAGATAAACGTAACGACAGGGAAGCAGCGGCCAATCAAACGCTCCCTCCACTCTGCAACTGGCTTCAG GTTTATTTGCGATAATCTTGCCTTGCCTGTTCCGTGTCATTGGGAGAGAATCAATACAGACGAGCCCTATCAG CTCATCCAGCTTGGAAGAGACACTTATGAGTTTAAAGAAGTCGCCAGACTATATGAAAGGACTATGGATCACCCAATCAAATCCATCCAGAGGATTCAAAACCTGGACTTATGGGAATTCTTCTGCAG GAAGAAAACACAGTTGCGAAAAGTCAAGCGCACACTGGATATTGAGGAGCGAATGCTGTTTCATGGCACAGGACACAGCAACATACAAGCTATATGTACTTTTAACTTTGACTGGCGGCTGACAGGAAGCCATGGCGATGTATATGGCAAAG GGAGCTACTTTGCCCGGGATGCCAAATACTCCAGTAAATTCTGCCACACCACAGGGAAGCACAACACCACCCTGCAGAGACATGGCCTCACCCCGCCAATATTTGCTAGTGAGCCACCTTACAAGACCATGTTCTTGGCCAGAGTGCTTGTCGGAGAATACACGGTCGGTCATCCTATGTACTGTAGACCACCCTCCAAGGATGCCAGCTTCACCAACTTTTATGACAGTTGTGTGGATGATATGGCCAATCCAAAGATTTATGTCATTTTTGACAGCAATCAGATCTACCCAGAGTATCTGATTGAGTTCTACTGA